A window of Tautonia plasticadhaerens contains these coding sequences:
- a CDS encoding PAS domain-containing sensor histidine kinase — MLIIPAAQVGLPIDNPLALASVVLMLALLGGALLVIRALWVRTDRLNEELRNQSLRRGKAEDAWLASEAFYHSLVENLPQNIFRKDAQGRFTFANRRFCTSLERPLEEILGRTDYDFYPESLAEKYRRDDLRVMQSGEALEDVEAHVNHDGEVRRVQVTKSPLRDPTGRVVGLQCIFWDVTEQYRTLEALAASEERFALAVRGTNDGLWDWNVRTNDTYYSPRFKELLGYGEDEFPGRIETFMDHLHPEDRPRVEAVGQRHLHDQEPYVVEYRLRDKAGQFHWFLARGQAVWDESGQPVRMAGSISDIHDRKMAEELLRAQNQLLQDMAKSERRALEEREQAQSRMVESAKLAGLGQLVAGVAHEINNPLAFVGNNVAVLQRDLVELHNLIRLYRRGDASLAESEPDLAEEVRNYCDEIDIDYTLENLRGLLDRTRDGLRRIHDIVKDLRVFARLDEGDLAEVDLNSGIESSVNIILGYAKKRQVEVVCELGTLPPVSCHAAKINQVLMNLIVNGIDACETNGRVLIRSRSCPGEEGVCVEVRDDGCGIDAKIRDRIFDPFFTTKPVGIGTGLGLSISYGIVLDHGGTIEVDSLPGEGSCFIVRLPLRPPARSPHRAVQEVV, encoded by the coding sequence ATGCTGATCATCCCGGCGGCCCAGGTGGGCCTGCCGATCGACAACCCGCTGGCGTTGGCGAGCGTCGTCCTGATGCTGGCCTTGCTGGGGGGGGCGTTACTGGTGATCCGGGCGCTCTGGGTCCGGACCGATCGCCTCAACGAAGAGCTGAGGAACCAATCGCTCCGCCGTGGCAAGGCGGAGGACGCCTGGCTCGCCTCCGAGGCCTTTTACCATTCGCTCGTCGAGAACCTGCCCCAGAACATCTTCCGCAAGGACGCCCAGGGGCGGTTCACCTTCGCCAATCGCCGATTCTGCACCTCGCTGGAGCGGCCGCTTGAGGAGATCCTCGGCCGGACCGATTACGACTTCTATCCGGAGTCGTTGGCCGAGAAATACCGCCGGGACGACCTCCGGGTCATGCAGTCTGGCGAGGCGCTGGAGGACGTCGAGGCCCACGTCAATCACGACGGCGAGGTCCGCCGCGTCCAGGTGACGAAGTCTCCCCTCCGCGACCCGACGGGCAGGGTGGTGGGGCTCCAGTGCATCTTCTGGGACGTGACCGAGCAGTACCGCACCCTGGAGGCCTTGGCCGCCAGCGAGGAGCGGTTCGCCCTGGCCGTCCGGGGCACCAACGACGGCCTCTGGGACTGGAACGTCCGGACCAACGACACGTACTACTCCCCCCGGTTCAAGGAGCTTCTCGGCTACGGGGAGGACGAGTTCCCGGGGCGGATCGAGACGTTCATGGACCACCTGCACCCCGAGGACCGGCCTCGGGTGGAGGCCGTCGGCCAGCGCCACCTGCACGACCAGGAGCCGTACGTGGTGGAGTACCGGCTCCGGGACAAGGCCGGGCAGTTCCACTGGTTCCTCGCCCGGGGGCAGGCGGTCTGGGACGAGAGCGGCCAGCCCGTCCGTATGGCCGGATCGATCAGCGACATCCACGACCGCAAGATGGCCGAGGAACTGCTCCGCGCCCAGAACCAGTTGCTCCAGGACATGGCCAAGTCCGAACGCAGGGCGCTGGAGGAACGTGAGCAGGCGCAAAGCCGGATGGTCGAGTCCGCCAAGCTCGCCGGGCTGGGCCAGCTCGTCGCCGGGGTGGCCCACGAGATCAACAATCCGCTGGCCTTCGTGGGCAACAACGTCGCGGTGCTCCAACGCGACCTGGTCGAGCTGCACAACCTCATCCGCCTCTACCGACGGGGCGACGCCTCCCTCGCCGAGAGCGAACCGGACCTGGCCGAGGAGGTCCGGAACTACTGCGACGAGATTGACATCGACTACACGCTGGAGAACCTCCGAGGGCTGCTCGATCGCACCCGGGATGGCCTGCGTCGCATCCACGACATCGTCAAGGATCTCCGCGTCTTCGCCCGGCTCGACGAAGGGGACCTCGCCGAGGTCGACCTGAATTCCGGGATCGAATCCTCGGTGAACATCATCCTCGGCTATGCCAAGAAGCGGCAAGTCGAGGTCGTCTGCGAGCTGGGTACGCTGCCCCCGGTGTCCTGCCACGCGGCCAAGATCAACCAGGTGCTGATGAACCTGATCGTCAACGGCATCGACGCCTGCGAGACCAACGGGCGGGTGCTCATCCGATCCAGGAGCTGCCCGGGGGAGGAGGGCGTCTGCGTCGAGGTGCGGGACGACGGCTGCGGCATCGACGCCAAGATCAGGGACCGGATCTTCGACCCCTTCTTCACCACCAAGCCGGTCGGCATCGGCACGGGTCTGGGCCTGTCGATCAGCTACGGCATCGTCCTAGACCACGGCGGGACGATCGAGGTCGACTCCCTCCCCGGCGAGGGGTCCTGCTTCATCGTCCGCCTCCCCCTGAGGCCCCCGGCCCGATCTCCCCATCGGGCCGTCCAGGAAGTCGTCTGA
- a CDS encoding FAD-binding oxidoreductase, whose amino-acid sequence MAVAQSVDISPSLRAELARAVGEENLLHHRDELVVYECDGYVIEKNVPDVVVFPTSTEQVVSVVKLCNQYDVPFVPRGAGTSLAGGTLAVGGGVMICLTRMKKILEINTRDRYAVVEPGVVNVWLTRALGGSGFHYAPDPSSQTACTVGGNVATNSGGPHTLKYGVTVNHVRGVELVLPDGTVAQIGGKTEDVPGLDLTGLVVGNEGTFGVVTKVIVNLTRDPEAGRTFLGVFEDVEQATEAVSGLIGAGIVPAALEMLDNLMIRAVEEAFGFGFPTEAGAVLIMEVDGLEAGLEREAEAVAEVVRANGGSVKNAIAWTTRKEPEYVAIWKARKSAFGAIGRLSPTFCTQDGVVPRTKLPHILRRITEIGSKYGIRIANVFHAGDGNIHPILLFDEQDPAQVRRVLDASHEILEECIACGGSVTGEHGIGVEKMEFMPKLYSAADLQAMVAIREVFNPEGRCSPGKMLPVGVGCIERKSPGRRASA is encoded by the coding sequence ATGGCCGTCGCCCAGTCTGTCGACATCTCCCCGTCCCTCCGCGCCGAGCTGGCCCGTGCCGTCGGCGAGGAGAACCTGCTGCACCACCGGGACGAGTTGGTCGTCTACGAATGTGACGGCTACGTCATCGAGAAGAACGTGCCCGACGTGGTCGTCTTCCCGACCTCGACGGAGCAGGTCGTCTCGGTGGTGAAGCTCTGCAACCAGTACGACGTGCCGTTCGTCCCCCGGGGGGCGGGGACGAGCCTGGCCGGCGGCACCCTGGCCGTCGGGGGCGGGGTGATGATCTGCCTGACCCGGATGAAGAAGATCCTGGAGATCAACACCCGGGACCGCTACGCCGTGGTCGAGCCCGGCGTGGTTAACGTCTGGCTCACCCGGGCCCTGGGCGGGTCCGGCTTCCACTACGCCCCCGACCCGTCCAGCCAGACCGCCTGCACCGTCGGCGGCAACGTGGCGACGAACTCCGGCGGGCCGCACACCCTGAAATACGGGGTCACGGTCAATCACGTCCGGGGGGTCGAGCTGGTCCTGCCCGACGGCACGGTCGCCCAGATCGGCGGCAAAACCGAGGACGTGCCCGGCCTGGATCTCACCGGCTTGGTAGTCGGCAACGAGGGGACCTTCGGCGTCGTCACCAAGGTCATCGTCAACCTGACGAGGGACCCCGAGGCCGGCCGGACCTTCCTCGGCGTCTTCGAGGACGTCGAGCAGGCGACCGAGGCGGTCAGCGGCCTGATCGGTGCCGGGATCGTCCCGGCGGCCCTGGAGATGCTCGACAACCTCATGATCCGGGCCGTCGAGGAAGCCTTCGGCTTCGGCTTCCCGACCGAGGCCGGGGCGGTGCTCATCATGGAAGTTGACGGGCTCGAAGCCGGGCTGGAACGCGAGGCCGAGGCGGTGGCCGAGGTCGTCCGGGCCAACGGAGGGTCCGTCAAGAACGCGATCGCCTGGACCACCCGCAAGGAGCCGGAGTACGTCGCCATCTGGAAGGCCCGGAAGTCCGCCTTCGGCGCCATCGGCCGGCTGAGCCCGACCTTCTGCACCCAGGACGGCGTCGTCCCCCGGACCAAGCTGCCGCACATCCTCAGGAGGATCACCGAGATCGGCTCGAAGTATGGCATCCGGATCGCCAACGTCTTCCACGCCGGCGACGGCAACATCCACCCCATCCTCCTGTTCGACGAGCAGGACCCGGCCCAGGTCCGGCGGGTGCTCGACGCCAGCCACGAGATCCTCGAAGAGTGCATCGCCTGCGGCGGCAGCGTCACGGGGGAGCACGGCATCGGGGTCGAGAAGATGGAGTTCATGCCCAAGCTGTACTCGGCGGCCGACCTGCAGGCGATGGTCGCCATCCGGGAGGTCTTCAATCCCGAGGGGCGGTGCAGCCCGGGGAAGATGCTCCCGGTCGGCGTCGGCTGCATCGAGCGCAAGAGCCCGGGCCGCAGGGCCTCGGCCTGA